In Lytechinus variegatus isolate NC3 chromosome 12, Lvar_3.0, whole genome shotgun sequence, a single window of DNA contains:
- the LOC121424981 gene encoding E3 ubiquitin-protein ligase TRIM71-like isoform X2, whose amino-acid sequence MASRMPSPVPDASKSTLQLPAAHATVGSKVEVHLILRGSRGNPMVGTGLMSSVDGVVESPNGQCSQRIQFPDTVPAGGVCKALVWLNHVGVHHVHVKICGSEIKGSPVKIVSGVRGNLLKTYKPPMNQPHDIIKHENIFVVTDKSNNQVQVFDSEFRPANKFCSPESTDMGKFDPYAVAWTGETFVVTDLNNHCVVEFKNFVPFQVFGKETLQKPCGIAVGKDGSVYVADCQKHCIFQFDKHRECTFIIGGHGSALGQLSAPWFLAINSKGNLVVSEFKNRRVQVFNPKKRQPVRIIDVKHNGKAWDCRGLALDQNDNIYVTVRSGLMRGWSAERVLVYAPNGDSLGAFGEGFNYVRGITVTQKGEKTLAYVVDGANHRIVEYEM is encoded by the coding sequence ATGGCGTCAAGAATGCCCTCTCCTGTCCCCGATGCTTCGAAATCAACATTACAACTACCAGCAGCACACGCCACAGTTGGATCCAAGGTAGAAGTCCATTTAATCTTGCGCGGAAGCAGAGGGAATCCAATGGTTGGAACTGGTTTGATGTCATCTGTAGACGGGGTTGTTGAGTCACCCAACGGCCAATGTTCTCAGCGTATCCAGTTCCCTGATACAGTACCAGCTGGTGGTGTTTGTAAGGCCTTAGTTTGGCTTAATCATGTAGGTGTCCATCACGTCCACGTGAAGATCTGCGGCAGTGAAATCAAGGGAAGTCCTGTCAAGATAGTATCAGGGGTCCGTGGTAACCTCTTAAAGACCTACAAGCCGCCGATGAACCAACCCCATGATATCATCAAGCATGAGAACATTTTTGTAGTTACGGACAAGTCCAACAACCAGGTTCAGGTTTTTGATTCGGAATTCCGCCCTGCCAACAAGTTCTGTTCACCCGAAAGTACCGACATGGGAAAGTTTGATCCATACGCTGTTGCCTGGACGGGGGAAACGTTCGTAGTCACTGATCTCAACAATCACTGTGTCGTCGAGTTCAAAAACTTTGTCCCGTTTCAGGTTTTTGGTAAGGAGACGCTTCAGAAACCTTGCGGGATAGCAGTGGGAAAAGATGGCTCTGTTTACGTGGCGGACTGTCAAAAGCACTGTATCTTTCAATTCGACAAACACCGAGAATGTACCTTCATCATTGGGGGACACGGGTCAGCTCTGGGACAGCTCAGCGCTCCTTGGTTTCTGGCCATCAACTCAAAGGGTAACCTGGTTGTGTCCGAGTTCAAAAACCGAAGGGTGCAGGTTTTTAATCCGAAAAAGAGACAGCCAGTTCGCATCATTGACGTCAAACATAACGGCAAGGCTTGGGACTGTCGTGGGCTTGCATTGGACCAGAACGACAATATCTACGTGACTGTTCGGAGTGGTTTAATGCGAGGATGGAGTGCTGAGCGCGTTCTGGTTTACGCCCCAAATGGAGATTCCCTCGGAGCTTTTGGAGAAGGATTCAATTATGTTCGCGGGATTACCGTCACCCAAAAAGGCGAAAAGACACTTGCTTACGTAGTGGATGGTGCTAACCATCGCATCGTGGAGTATGAAATGTAA
- the LOC121424981 gene encoding E3 ubiquitin-protein ligase TRIM71-like isoform X1, giving the protein MFSSHVSQFEKRGVTMASRMPSPVPDASKSTLQLPAAHATVGSKVEVHLILRGSRGNPMVGTGLMSSVDGVVESPNGQCSQRIQFPDTVPAGGVCKALVWLNHVGVHHVHVKICGSEIKGSPVKIVSGVRGNLLKTYKPPMNQPHDIIKHENIFVVTDKSNNQVQVFDSEFRPANKFCSPESTDMGKFDPYAVAWTGETFVVTDLNNHCVVEFKNFVPFQVFGKETLQKPCGIAVGKDGSVYVADCQKHCIFQFDKHRECTFIIGGHGSALGQLSAPWFLAINSKGNLVVSEFKNRRVQVFNPKKRQPVRIIDVKHNGKAWDCRGLALDQNDNIYVTVRSGLMRGWSAERVLVYAPNGDSLGAFGEGFNYVRGITVTQKGEKTLAYVVDGANHRIVEYEM; this is encoded by the exons ATGTTTTCAAGCCACGTCAGTCAGTTTGAGAAAAGGG GTGTAACAATGGCGTCAAGAATGCCCTCTCCTGTCCCCGATGCTTCGAAATCAACATTACAACTACCAGCAGCACACGCCACAGTTGGATCCAAGGTAGAAGTCCATTTAATCTTGCGCGGAAGCAGAGGGAATCCAATGGTTGGAACTGGTTTGATGTCATCTGTAGACGGGGTTGTTGAGTCACCCAACGGCCAATGTTCTCAGCGTATCCAGTTCCCTGATACAGTACCAGCTGGTGGTGTTTGTAAGGCCTTAGTTTGGCTTAATCATGTAGGTGTCCATCACGTCCACGTGAAGATCTGCGGCAGTGAAATCAAGGGAAGTCCTGTCAAGATAGTATCAGGGGTCCGTGGTAACCTCTTAAAGACCTACAAGCCGCCGATGAACCAACCCCATGATATCATCAAGCATGAGAACATTTTTGTAGTTACGGACAAGTCCAACAACCAGGTTCAGGTTTTTGATTCGGAATTCCGCCCTGCCAACAAGTTCTGTTCACCCGAAAGTACCGACATGGGAAAGTTTGATCCATACGCTGTTGCCTGGACGGGGGAAACGTTCGTAGTCACTGATCTCAACAATCACTGTGTCGTCGAGTTCAAAAACTTTGTCCCGTTTCAGGTTTTTGGTAAGGAGACGCTTCAGAAACCTTGCGGGATAGCAGTGGGAAAAGATGGCTCTGTTTACGTGGCGGACTGTCAAAAGCACTGTATCTTTCAATTCGACAAACACCGAGAATGTACCTTCATCATTGGGGGACACGGGTCAGCTCTGGGACAGCTCAGCGCTCCTTGGTTTCTGGCCATCAACTCAAAGGGTAACCTGGTTGTGTCCGAGTTCAAAAACCGAAGGGTGCAGGTTTTTAATCCGAAAAAGAGACAGCCAGTTCGCATCATTGACGTCAAACATAACGGCAAGGCTTGGGACTGTCGTGGGCTTGCATTGGACCAGAACGACAATATCTACGTGACTGTTCGGAGTGGTTTAATGCGAGGATGGAGTGCTGAGCGCGTTCTGGTTTACGCCCCAAATGGAGATTCCCTCGGAGCTTTTGGAGAAGGATTCAATTATGTTCGCGGGATTACCGTCACCCAAAAAGGCGAAAAGACACTTGCTTACGTAGTGGATGGTGCTAACCATCGCATCGTGGAGTATGAAATGTAA